From Camelina sativa cultivar DH55 unplaced genomic scaffold, Cs unpScaffold00549, whole genome shotgun sequence, the proteins below share one genomic window:
- the LOC104773469 gene encoding F-box/FBD/LRR-repeat protein At1g51370-like isoform X1, producing the protein MVDRKKKTKICHKKASHKEEDRLSQLPEPLICEILYHLSTKDAVRTSVLSTRSRYLWQSVPGLDLGFISFSKFDDFVSFVERFFIFHRESWIRKLRLSFYRHCMYDLASWIDAVTTRRIQHLDIYGDDKIPLSLYTCETLVHLRLFEVTLPNAEFVSLPCLKIMHLLHNTYPNETTLQKLISGSPVLEDLTIFRDSKKVDKPNVLQLRSLTLKRICIYDQFTQVVIDAPLLQCLRTSVSSPKNFQIVNLGSSSRLDIDFPFSYETYSSSMIHDILTDISRVRDLVISNGIWKGIFQYSKSGPLLQFRDLSRLNVEFSKFDLETLPTLLESCPKLESLVMKLVRDESMRGKKKTEPKLMFSTTVPQCLVSSLKFVEWKRSIAGYEGELELVRYFLKNSKILEKLRLDVYYAEKAKCAFLQELLTMPRCSSVCQLHCSLIRKIGNTWYDLFGSLN; encoded by the exons ATGGtggatagaaagaagaaaaccaaaatatgtcACAAAAAAGCGTCACATAAGGAAGAAGATAGGTTAAGCCAGTTACCGGAACCTTTGATATGTGAAATACTTTATCATCTCTCTACCAAGGATGCTGTCAGAACAAGCGTTTTGTCCACAAGATCGAGATATCTTTGGCAATCTGTTCCTGGATTGGACTTAGGCTTCATCTCATTCTCAAAGTTTGATGACTTTGTGAGTTTTGTTGaaaggttttttattttccacagGGAGTCATGGATACGCAAACTCCGCTTAAGTTTTTATCGTCATTGTATGTATGATCTTGCGTCATGGATTGATGCTGTGACTACGCGTAGGATTCAGCATCTTGATATTTATGGAGATGATAAGATTCCCCTGAGTTTATATACCTGTGAGACGCTGGTACACTTACGACTCTTTGAGGTTACCTTGCCTAATGCTGAGTTTGTTTCCTTACCTTGCCTGAAGATCATGCATCTACTACATAATACCTATCCCAATGAGACCACGTTGCAGAAACTTATCTCAGGCTCTCCTGTTCTGGAAGAtttaaccatcttcagagattcCAAGAAGGTTGACAAGCCAAATGTTTTACAATTGCGCTCTCTTACGCTAAAGAGAATCTGCATATATGATCAGTTCACCCAAGTTGTGATTGATGCTCCTCTACTCCAGTGTTTGAGGACTTCAGTCTCCTCACCAAAGAACTTTCAGATCGTCAATTTGGGTTCCTCTTCCAGACTAGATATTGATTTCCCCTTTAGCTATGAGACATATAGTAGCAGCATGATTCATGACATACTCACCGACATATCAAGGGTCAGGGACCTAGTTATTAGTAATGGTATTTGGAAG GGAATCTTTCAATACTCGAAATCGGGACCACTGCTTCAGTTTCGTGACCTATCCCGCTTGAATGttgaattttctaaatttgatCTTGAAACGTTGCCAACCCTTCTTGAGAGCTGCCCAAAACTGGAATCTTTAGTAATG AAATTGGTTAGGGACGAATCCATGCGTGGTAAGAAGAAGACAGAACCAAAGCTGATGTTTTCAACAACAGTGCCTCAGTGTTTGGTATCATCGCTCAAGTTTGTGGAATGGAAACGTTCGATCGCAGGGTATGAAGGAGAACTGGAGCTAGTAAGATATTTCTTGAAGAATTCAAAAATCCTGGAGAAATTAAGGCTCGATGTTTACTATGCCGAAAAGGCTAAGTGTGCCTTCCTTCAAGAACTCCTTACAATGCCAAGATGCTCTAGCGTCTGTCAACTCCATTGTTCACTCATTCGTAAGATCGGTAATACCTGGTATGATCTTTTTGGGTCGTTAAATTAG
- the LOC104773469 gene encoding F-box/FBD/LRR-repeat protein At1g51370-like isoform X2 → MVDRKKKTKICHKKASHKEEDRLSQLPEPLICEILYHLSTKDAVRTSVLSTRSRYLWQSVPGLDLGFISFSKFDDFVSFVERFFIFHRESWIRKLRLSFYRHCMYDLASWIDAVTTRRIQHLDIYGDDKIPLSLYTCETLVHLRLFEVTLPNAEFVSLPCLKIMHLLHNTYPNETTLQKLISGSPVLEDLTIFRDSKKVDKPNVLQLRSLTLKRICIYDQFTQVVIDAPLLQCLRTSVSSPKNFQIVNLGSSSRLDIDFPFSYETYSSSMIHDILTDISRVRDLVISNGIWKGIFQYSKSGPLLQFRDLSRLNVEFSKFDLETLPTLLESCPKLESLVMKLVRDESMRGKKKTEPKLMFSTTVPQCLVSSLKFVEWKRSIAGLDVYYAEKAKCAFLQELLTMPRCSSVCQLHCSLIRKIGNTWYDLFGSLN, encoded by the exons ATGGtggatagaaagaagaaaaccaaaatatgtcACAAAAAAGCGTCACATAAGGAAGAAGATAGGTTAAGCCAGTTACCGGAACCTTTGATATGTGAAATACTTTATCATCTCTCTACCAAGGATGCTGTCAGAACAAGCGTTTTGTCCACAAGATCGAGATATCTTTGGCAATCTGTTCCTGGATTGGACTTAGGCTTCATCTCATTCTCAAAGTTTGATGACTTTGTGAGTTTTGTTGaaaggttttttattttccacagGGAGTCATGGATACGCAAACTCCGCTTAAGTTTTTATCGTCATTGTATGTATGATCTTGCGTCATGGATTGATGCTGTGACTACGCGTAGGATTCAGCATCTTGATATTTATGGAGATGATAAGATTCCCCTGAGTTTATATACCTGTGAGACGCTGGTACACTTACGACTCTTTGAGGTTACCTTGCCTAATGCTGAGTTTGTTTCCTTACCTTGCCTGAAGATCATGCATCTACTACATAATACCTATCCCAATGAGACCACGTTGCAGAAACTTATCTCAGGCTCTCCTGTTCTGGAAGAtttaaccatcttcagagattcCAAGAAGGTTGACAAGCCAAATGTTTTACAATTGCGCTCTCTTACGCTAAAGAGAATCTGCATATATGATCAGTTCACCCAAGTTGTGATTGATGCTCCTCTACTCCAGTGTTTGAGGACTTCAGTCTCCTCACCAAAGAACTTTCAGATCGTCAATTTGGGTTCCTCTTCCAGACTAGATATTGATTTCCCCTTTAGCTATGAGACATATAGTAGCAGCATGATTCATGACATACTCACCGACATATCAAGGGTCAGGGACCTAGTTATTAGTAATGGTATTTGGAAG GGAATCTTTCAATACTCGAAATCGGGACCACTGCTTCAGTTTCGTGACCTATCCCGCTTGAATGttgaattttctaaatttgatCTTGAAACGTTGCCAACCCTTCTTGAGAGCTGCCCAAAACTGGAATCTTTAGTAATG AAATTGGTTAGGGACGAATCCATGCGTGGTAAGAAGAAGACAGAACCAAAGCTGATGTTTTCAACAACAGTGCCTCAGTGTTTGGTATCATCGCTCAAGTTTGTGGAATGGAAACGTTCGATCGCAGG GCTCGATGTTTACTATGCCGAAAAGGCTAAGTGTGCCTTCCTTCAAGAACTCCTTACAATGCCAAGATGCTCTAGCGTCTGTCAACTCCATTGTTCACTCATTCGTAAGATCGGTAATACCTGGTATGATCTTTTTGGGTCGTTAAATTAG
- the LOC104773460 gene encoding putative FBD-associated F-box protein At5g53635 — protein MADQRLEEDRLSQLPDPLICQILSHLPTKDSVTTSVLSTRWRTLWLWVPCLDLAYWEILDFNHFRSFGDRFFDSSRASFINKVKLRIEDCYDVKVDTCYLKSWIDAAVKRKIQHLHVCCPPDTSYEMPPSLYTCETLVSLKLYEVVMLDDVESFFLPSLKTLHLKFIWYGKESIFESLVSRCPILEKLKIVGSEYGNVNVFQVLSTSLKKLCIKIEIDDPNFGLGFVIGAPRLRFLSITDKFETCILNELSSGGKVDISLPFVLEDLNEASISLRRSGVINSFLPGISKVRDMTICKDIFKLICQYSKKELLPQFGYMSRLHLTLRVSDLYMLPTFLESCPNLKSLILVWNSNSKKMRQEELSGFDSSVPECLLSSLEYVDIKTTISGRDAEWKLIMYFLENSTILKKLTLRLNYFCTDEKFLVKNILEIPRRSTTCQVVIY, from the exons atGGCCGATCAGAGATTGGAGGAGGATAGGTTAAGCCAACTACCTGATCCATTGATCTGCCAGATACTTTCTCATCTTCCCACAAAGGACAGTGTTACGACAAGCGTTTTATCCACTAGATGGAGGACTCTCTGGCTTTGGGTTCCTTGTCTGGATTTGGCATATTGGGAGATCTTGGATTTCAATCACTTTAGGAGTTTTGGTGACAGGTTTTTCGATTCCAGTAGGGCTTCGTTCATAAACAAAGTCAAACTGAGAATTGAGGATTGTTACGATGTAAAGGTTGATACTTGTTATCTCAAGTCATGGATTGATGCTGCAGTTAAGCGTAAGATCCAACATCTTCATGTTTGTTGTCCTCCTGATACTTCGTATGAGATGCCCCCAAGTCTTTATACCTGTGAGACACTAGTATCGTTAAAACTCTATGAGGTGGTGATGTTGGATGATGTCGAGTCTTTTTTCTTACCTTCCCTGAAGACTTTGCACTTGAAGTTTATCTGGTATGGCAAAGAGTCCATTTTTGAGAGTCTTGTCTCTCGCTGTCCTATCTTGGAGAAGTTGAAGATTGTCGGATCCGAGTATGGGAATGTAAATGTCTTTCAGGTGCTCTCTACCTCATTGAAGAAGCTCTGTATAAAGATTGAAATTGATGACCCGAATTTTGGTTTAGGATTTGTGATTGGTGCTCCTAGACTACGCTTTTTGAGCATCACTGATAAATTCGAGACTTGCATATTGAACGAGCTTAGCTCCGGTGGCAAGGTAGATATCTCTCTCCCCTTTGTCTTGGAAGATCTTAATGAAGCAAGCATTTCATTGAGGAGAAGTGGTGTCATCAACAGTTTTCTCCCTGGGATCTCCAAGGTCAGAGATATGACAATATGTAAAGACATTTTCAAG cTCATCTGTCAATACTCGAAAAAAGAACTGCTGCCTCAGTTTGGTTACATGTCCCGCCTGCATTTAACTCTTCGTGTATCTGATTTATATATGTTGCCAACCTTTCTCGAGAGCTGCCCAAACTTGAAATCCCTCATCTTG gTATGGAATAGCAACTCTAAGAAAATGCGTCAGGAAGAGCTGAGTGGATTCGATTCCTCTGTGCCAGAGTGTTTGTTATCATCGCTTGAGTATGTTGATATCAAAACCACCATCTCGGGACGTGATGCAGAATGGAAGCTAATAATGTACTTCCTAGAGAATTCCACGATCCTCAAGAAACTGACTCTGCgtttgaattatttttgtacGGATGAAAAGTTCCTCGTCAAGAATATCCTGGAAATCCCAAGACGCTCTACCACATGTCAAGTCGTCATATATTGA